A section of the Spirosoma pollinicola genome encodes:
- a CDS encoding outer membrane beta-barrel protein: MNRLLRTVTTVIGLLVVTITQAKPVSPTDSLVIRFANRTRLVIYAPDKAGIQALSNYDLNKIVREMGMKLDSVPGGQTQISQDGGRYLKDTVLVVTRQKDGVSVIINTAGDTVRTGSSKKDETDRNYDRARHRKRNDNQSIDYNLSIGLNTLIQQSANPAYPEDSYSLRPIGSRYIAMSVGAMPTLIRGKYASLKLYYGVEVAWNNFMFEGNKIVEKTPAGIAFVDAGRELQKSKLTVCSIGIPVVPRVTFYNSDGQKVCHIGLGGYVNYRLDSYRKIKEADGGKDRRHSDYDLSNIRYGLVAHLGIKSFNFFTKYDLSPLFVAGKGPDVRTLTFGIGF; this comes from the coding sequence ATGAATCGCCTTTTACGTACAGTTACTACGGTAATTGGATTGCTAGTGGTAACGATTACCCAGGCCAAACCAGTAAGCCCAACAGATTCACTTGTTATTCGGTTTGCCAACCGCACCCGGCTCGTTATTTATGCGCCGGACAAAGCGGGTATACAGGCATTGTCGAACTACGATTTGAATAAAATTGTCCGTGAGATGGGTATGAAACTGGATTCGGTGCCGGGTGGGCAAACGCAAATCTCGCAGGATGGGGGGCGTTACCTAAAAGATACCGTACTCGTCGTTACCAGGCAGAAAGATGGCGTTTCGGTGATTATTAATACTGCAGGTGATACGGTCAGAACCGGATCATCGAAAAAAGATGAAACAGACCGTAATTACGATCGCGCAAGGCATAGGAAGCGTAATGATAACCAAAGCATTGATTACAACCTAAGTATTGGTCTGAACACGCTGATTCAACAGAGTGCTAATCCGGCTTATCCGGAAGATAGTTATAGTCTTCGTCCCATAGGTTCACGCTACATAGCGATGTCTGTAGGCGCTATGCCAACACTCATTCGAGGAAAATACGCGTCGCTGAAGCTGTATTATGGTGTTGAGGTGGCCTGGAATAACTTTATGTTCGAAGGAAATAAAATTGTCGAAAAGACACCTGCCGGTATCGCCTTCGTTGACGCAGGACGTGAGTTACAGAAAAGTAAACTGACCGTTTGTAGCATTGGCATTCCTGTTGTGCCACGAGTAACGTTTTATAATAGCGATGGGCAGAAAGTATGCCACATTGGTTTAGGCGGGTATGTCAACTACCGGCTCGACAGCTATCGGAAAATAAAAGAAGCAGATGGGGGTAAAGACCGTCGGCATTCCGATTATGATCTAAGCAATATACGCTATGGCCTAGTTGCTCACTTAGGTATAAAAAGTTTTAATTTTTTCACCAAATATGACTTGAGCCCGTTGTTTGTGGCTGGTAAAGGTCCTGACGTTAGAACCCTTACCTTTGGGATTGGATTCTAA
- a CDS encoding DEAD/DEAH box helicase: MEITSFEQFELNRQLLNAVAELGYTEPTPIQQKTIPLSLGNHDVLGIAQTGTGKTAAYLLPILMKVKYAQGNNPRALILAPTRELVMQINQAVMELGKYTDLRHLALFGGLGPKTQIETLRKGVDIIVATPGRFMDLYRSGEIVTKEIRTMVLDEADKMMDMGFMPQIRSILEIIPTKRQNLLFSATFGGRVERLSGEFLEAPIKVEVSPQASTADMVNQVIYEAPNFRTKINMVNYLITQEAFERVIIFARTKGTAENIYKFLSRKVLDPEKVRVIHANKGQNTRINSMEAFKEGNVQVLVATDVAARGIDVAEVSHVINFDLPLIYEDYVHRIGRTGRANHTGEAITFLTKAEEYHVQKIERIIRMTIPRQPLPAGVEVTETPVEEEQAMLREIDEQRRKEDPTFLGAFHDKKITNMAPGKERDKAQAKLNGAKKGPSKGAGARPVNFNSKPSGKVGSKTGGAKKSGPRGGRR; encoded by the coding sequence ATGGAAATTACTTCGTTCGAACAGTTCGAGTTAAATCGGCAATTACTAAATGCCGTGGCCGAACTTGGTTATACAGAACCGACACCTATTCAACAAAAAACGATTCCGCTGAGTCTGGGGAATCATGATGTGCTGGGGATTGCCCAGACCGGAACCGGCAAAACAGCAGCTTACCTCCTTCCTATACTCATGAAGGTGAAGTATGCACAGGGAAATAACCCGCGTGCGTTGATATTGGCGCCAACCCGCGAACTGGTCATGCAGATTAATCAGGCCGTTATGGAGCTGGGAAAATACACCGACCTTCGTCATCTGGCACTTTTCGGCGGCCTTGGCCCAAAAACACAGATTGAAACGCTTCGAAAAGGAGTCGATATTATTGTGGCAACACCCGGCCGGTTCATGGATCTGTATCGTTCAGGCGAGATTGTGACGAAAGAGATTCGCACAATGGTACTCGACGAAGCCGACAAGATGATGGATATGGGCTTCATGCCCCAGATTCGGTCAATCTTGGAGATTATTCCGACCAAACGGCAGAACCTTCTTTTTTCGGCAACGTTTGGCGGACGTGTCGAACGGCTGTCGGGCGAGTTTCTGGAAGCGCCTATCAAAGTAGAGGTAAGCCCACAGGCATCCACTGCCGACATGGTTAATCAGGTGATTTACGAAGCGCCCAACTTCCGCACCAAAATTAACATGGTAAATTACCTGATCACACAGGAGGCATTTGAGCGAGTTATTATTTTTGCTAGAACCAAAGGAACGGCGGAGAATATCTATAAATTCCTGTCTCGCAAAGTGTTAGACCCCGAAAAGGTCCGGGTAATTCACGCTAATAAAGGCCAGAATACCCGCATCAATTCGATGGAAGCATTTAAGGAAGGAAACGTTCAGGTACTGGTTGCTACGGATGTGGCCGCTCGTGGAATCGATGTGGCCGAAGTAAGCCACGTCATTAACTTTGACTTACCGTTGATTTACGAAGATTACGTACACCGAATTGGTAGGACGGGTCGTGCGAATCATACGGGTGAAGCCATTACGTTTCTGACAAAAGCCGAGGAGTACCATGTGCAAAAGATTGAGCGAATCATTCGCATGACAATTCCCCGCCAGCCATTACCAGCCGGAGTTGAGGTTACCGAAACGCCTGTCGAGGAAGAACAGGCCATGTTGCGCGAAATTGACGAGCAACGCCGAAAAGAAGATCCAACATTTTTGGGTGCTTTTCATGACAAAAAGATTACGAATATGGCTCCGGGCAAAGAGCGGGATAAAGCTCAGGCCAAACTTAATGGTGCAAAAAAAGGTCCATCAAAAGGCGCAGGTGCCCGTCCGGTTAATTTCAATAGCAAACCTAGTGGAAAGGTGGGCAGCAAGACTGGTGGAGCCAAGAAGTCAGGACCGCGCGGAGGACGGCGGTAA
- a CDS encoding tetratricopeptide repeat protein, with protein sequence MNVRMNLIQCTLVVLPFLSAAQPRQLIISARSGDSIRPTQPTQRSTEAITQQPAEAVSTDVAEPASGPANSLPLFGERPKTTEQIDAEIHFLNDCDRNFASRPEASDFFSARGWDYVASGQLDTATHRFNLSWLLNDHNGDAYWGLGVVCYQKNQLPQAIRMLRKGLAVADSNVALMTDLATVEIKQYQDKPVAELLTEAEGHLQRAVGLNPANAPAFQKLSVVYYLKADYMKSWEYFHQAYSLDLSILDIGYLNELLDKQPDPKGKFK encoded by the coding sequence ATGAACGTTCGGATGAATCTGATACAATGTACTTTAGTTGTGTTACCGTTTTTGTCGGCGGCTCAACCAAGGCAACTTATTATATCAGCACGTTCGGGCGACTCAATTCGACCAACTCAACCCACCCAGCGAAGCACCGAAGCAATTACTCAGCAGCCCGCAGAAGCCGTTTCGACTGATGTAGCCGAACCAGCCAGCGGCCCGGCTAACAGCCTCCCTCTGTTTGGGGAGCGGCCCAAAACCACCGAGCAGATCGATGCTGAAATTCATTTTCTGAACGACTGCGATCGTAATTTTGCCAGTCGTCCGGAAGCCAGTGATTTTTTCTCAGCAAGAGGTTGGGATTATGTTGCCAGTGGTCAGTTAGACACCGCCACTCACCGGTTCAATTTGTCTTGGCTCCTTAATGACCATAACGGTGATGCTTATTGGGGATTAGGGGTAGTCTGTTACCAGAAAAATCAATTACCGCAGGCGATCCGAATGCTGCGAAAGGGCCTGGCGGTCGCCGATAGCAATGTAGCTTTGATGACAGATCTTGCTACCGTAGAAATAAAGCAGTATCAGGATAAGCCAGTAGCCGAACTTTTAACCGAAGCTGAAGGTCATCTGCAACGAGCCGTTGGCTTGAATCCGGCCAATGCACCCGCCTTTCAGAAACTGTCGGTTGTGTACTACCTGAAGGCCGATTATATGAAGTCATGGGAGTATTTTCATCAGGCATACAGCCTTGATCTGTCGATACTTGACATAGGTTATCTGAATGAACTCCTTGACAAACAACCCGACCCCAAAGGGAAGTTTAAATAA
- a CDS encoding DUF420 domain-containing protein, protein MDTLQPAQEQKANRVITVLSLAIPIAVAVLLGIRQKVDLGSWTTYLPHLNGIINSITSVLLLTGYYFIRQKNLVAHKRTMLAAFTFGSLFLVSYVLYHLTNESTPFGGTGWIRPVYYFLLVSHIVLSVVVVWFVLRAVYFALSGQIVRHKKTVKYAFPIWLYVSTTGVIVYLLIKPYYIH, encoded by the coding sequence ATGGACACGTTGCAGCCCGCTCAGGAACAGAAAGCCAATCGGGTGATTACCGTTCTCTCTCTGGCTATTCCAATCGCTGTAGCCGTATTATTAGGCATTCGACAGAAAGTTGATTTAGGTAGCTGGACAACTTATTTGCCACACCTGAATGGCATCATCAATTCAATAACGTCAGTTTTGCTGCTTACAGGTTATTACTTTATTCGGCAAAAAAACCTTGTTGCCCACAAACGGACAATGCTGGCTGCGTTTACCTTCGGATCGTTGTTTTTGGTTAGTTATGTACTATATCATTTAACAAACGAATCGACACCATTTGGAGGAACGGGATGGATTCGGCCGGTTTATTATTTCTTGCTGGTATCACACATAGTCTTATCAGTAGTAGTTGTCTGGTTTGTGTTGAGAGCTGTTTACTTTGCGTTGAGCGGGCAGATTGTCCGGCACAAAAAAACAGTGAAATATGCGTTTCCAATCTGGCTATACGTGAGTACTACAGGCGTGATTGTTTATCTACTCATAAAGCCGTATTATATCCATTAA
- a CDS encoding toxin-antitoxin system YwqK family antitoxin codes for MSSLKDQKDAYLAGIMPDLGLKVKQLKKLKADRKSKSKLSKTEYEGLSMIKAYTKMGSGDRTVVEEFYVLRDNDAAKPFPYIRDIYRYYQKSSRVTSSIVRDEGTGLLLHGPYKRYQNGDLVEEGNYYAGMKDGRWEKYDSKFMLTDKTRWHRGVPAESRLVYYDSTHHKIKEIVPVEYGKVKGNYMAFYENGLLAEEGKYDNGVKIGRWTEYYPVNPNGRRMRRKLSQYASDQWDTSFEPYTISEWDEKGKITYERAKEKVVQDDETEN; via the coding sequence ATGTCATCTCTGAAAGATCAGAAAGATGCGTATCTGGCAGGCATCATGCCTGATTTAGGGTTGAAAGTAAAACAACTGAAAAAATTAAAGGCCGATCGGAAGAGTAAGAGCAAACTATCAAAAACCGAGTATGAAGGCTTGTCGATGATTAAGGCGTATACAAAAATGGGTAGCGGTGACCGTACCGTTGTAGAAGAATTCTATGTTCTGCGCGACAATGATGCGGCAAAGCCCTTTCCTTATATTCGGGATATTTATCGCTATTACCAGAAGTCATCGCGTGTCACGAGTTCTATTGTTCGTGATGAGGGCACAGGTTTATTGCTGCATGGACCCTATAAACGTTACCAGAACGGCGATCTGGTTGAAGAGGGCAATTATTATGCGGGCATGAAAGACGGACGTTGGGAGAAGTATGACAGCAAGTTTATGCTGACAGACAAAACCCGTTGGCATCGGGGGGTGCCAGCAGAGTCCAGACTTGTATATTATGACTCAACTCATCACAAGATCAAAGAAATTGTTCCTGTAGAATATGGTAAAGTAAAAGGCAACTACATGGCCTTTTATGAAAACGGTTTGCTGGCCGAAGAAGGAAAATACGATAACGGCGTGAAAATAGGCCGCTGGACAGAATACTACCCTGTTAATCCTAATGGACGTCGTATGCGTCGGAAGCTTTCACAATATGCCAGCGATCAATGGGACACCTCCTTCGAGCCCTACACCATTAGTGAGTGGGATGAAAAAGGTAAAATAACCTACGAACGCGCCAAGGAGAAAGTCGTTCAGGACGACGAAACGGAGAATTAG
- a CDS encoding RNA polymerase sigma factor, whose product MLRIIPFFTTEAQLIVALKRGESRAHKVVYERFAGKMLAVCTRYCANRDDAEEVMLDGFMRVFEKIDQFREDGSFEGWIRRIMVTESLMFLRKTKQWRQEMPIDEATVEPDYEWADTAVNENDLLRLVNQLPDGYRTVFNLYAIEGYAHAEIADMLGISEGTSKSQLSRARMMLQANLKKLEQDFRTVSYEKTHRKTAN is encoded by the coding sequence ATGCTGCGAATTATACCGTTTTTCACGACAGAGGCTCAACTGATCGTTGCGCTGAAGCGGGGCGAAAGTCGTGCTCACAAGGTCGTTTATGAACGGTTTGCCGGTAAAATGCTGGCCGTATGCACGCGTTATTGTGCCAATCGGGATGATGCGGAAGAGGTAATGCTGGACGGTTTCATGCGCGTCTTTGAAAAGATTGACCAGTTTAGGGAAGATGGCAGTTTTGAGGGGTGGATCAGGCGTATTATGGTTACAGAATCGCTCATGTTTCTTCGAAAAACGAAGCAATGGCGGCAGGAAATGCCCATTGATGAAGCTACTGTTGAACCAGACTACGAATGGGCTGATACCGCAGTAAATGAAAATGATTTATTACGATTAGTGAATCAGTTACCCGATGGCTATCGTACAGTATTTAATCTATATGCAATAGAAGGGTATGCACATGCCGAAATTGCAGATATGTTAGGCATTTCGGAAGGGACCTCAAAATCACAATTGAGCCGTGCCCGAATGATGCTACAGGCAAATTTGAAAAAATTGGAACAGGACTTTCGGACCGTATCCTATGAAAAAACACACAGAAAAACCGCCAATTGA
- a CDS encoding acetyltransferase produces MENPVLIFGAGSLGLTALDLFQRNSVVVYGLLDDNKELHGKEFSDVSVLGETDDDGFLKLIGQKCEAFVAVSDSRVRKRLIKMLNERRKVQPVNAIHDTATVSTLAILGHGNLLAAKVVVNPFAEIGQHCIIQSGTIVETKARIGDYVHIGTGCLINSGATVEEGAFIGTGATIVAGVTVGKNARVGAGSVVVESVEAGTTVFGNPAKKL; encoded by the coding sequence ATGGAAAATCCGGTGCTTATTTTTGGAGCAGGTAGCCTTGGCCTGACGGCTCTGGACTTGTTTCAGCGCAACAGTGTAGTGGTGTATGGCTTGTTAGATGATAACAAAGAGTTGCACGGCAAGGAATTTAGCGACGTATCGGTATTGGGTGAAACAGACGACGACGGTTTCCTGAAACTCATCGGTCAGAAATGCGAAGCATTTGTCGCTGTCAGTGATAGTCGTGTTCGGAAGCGACTAATCAAAATGCTGAACGAACGGCGCAAGGTGCAGCCCGTCAATGCCATTCATGATACCGCAACGGTGTCAACTTTAGCCATTCTGGGCCATGGTAACTTGCTGGCTGCCAAGGTTGTTGTGAATCCGTTTGCCGAAATTGGCCAGCACTGCATTATTCAGTCTGGCACTATTGTAGAGACGAAAGCCAGAATTGGCGACTATGTACACATAGGAACCGGATGCCTGATTAACAGCGGGGCAACTGTAGAAGAAGGGGCTTTTATCGGCACGGGCGCAACGATTGTTGCGGGGGTTACTGTTGGTAAAAACGCCCGTGTGGGCGCAGGCTCAGTTGTAGTTGAAAGTGTTGAGGCCGGTACGACTGTATTTGGCAATCCTGCAAAAAAACTGTAG
- a CDS encoding DUF983 domain-containing protein, translating to MFEHCPQCGLRYEVEPGYFIGAMYVSYAISGGVALVMGFLIFYLGGDPDGWIYACFIAPVMILIAPINFRISRVIWLHYVAGIQYVKGL from the coding sequence ATGTTTGAACACTGTCCACAGTGTGGATTGCGGTACGAAGTTGAACCAGGGTATTTTATTGGGGCAATGTATGTTAGTTATGCTATTTCGGGCGGAGTTGCCCTGGTAATGGGGTTTCTAATCTTCTACTTAGGTGGAGATCCGGATGGGTGGATATATGCTTGTTTTATTGCGCCCGTCATGATCTTGATTGCACCAATCAATTTTCGAATATCGCGAGTCATCTGGCTACATTATGTAGCTGGCATTCAATATGTAAAAGGGCTGTAA
- a CDS encoding Rossmann-fold NAD(P)-binding domain-containing protein, whose protein sequence is MSQKTISIIGCGWLGMPLAVQLLKIGYAVKGSTTSVEKLATLRQKGIDAYQLALTPEPVGDLTALLNADTALIDIPPKAGKLGDDFHPSQIDHLLEALRKSSVEHIIYVSSTSVYPELSRVVVEEDVTRLDESAAPGLVQAEQLTQQFAPDRSVTILRCGGLMGYDRIPGKYVAGRTVDSGAVPVNYLHQDDAVGILTTIISQQLTGTYNAVAPAHPTREAIYRKSCADFGYQLPTFIIPEKPVPYKSISVEKLVRASGYEFKYPDPLHFLYRL, encoded by the coding sequence ATGAGTCAGAAAACCATTTCTATTATTGGCTGTGGCTGGTTGGGTATGCCGCTTGCCGTACAGCTTCTGAAAATAGGGTATGCCGTTAAGGGCAGCACGACATCGGTAGAAAAACTAGCTACCTTACGCCAGAAAGGTATTGATGCTTACCAGCTTGCCCTAACTCCTGAACCTGTCGGCGATCTAACAGCACTGTTGAACGCAGACACAGCCCTTATTGATATTCCACCCAAAGCGGGCAAACTGGGTGATGATTTTCACCCAAGTCAAATTGACCATTTGCTCGAAGCCTTACGGAAATCTTCTGTAGAGCACATTATCTACGTCAGTTCAACATCGGTATATCCAGAACTGAGTCGGGTAGTTGTTGAGGAAGACGTGACAAGGCTTGATGAATCGGCTGCACCGGGATTGGTGCAGGCCGAACAACTTACTCAACAGTTTGCCCCAGACCGATCTGTAACGATACTGCGTTGTGGGGGCTTAATGGGCTATGATCGCATTCCGGGCAAATACGTAGCCGGACGAACAGTAGACAGTGGAGCTGTACCGGTTAACTATCTTCATCAAGACGATGCTGTGGGGATACTAACCACGATAATCAGTCAACAGCTAACAGGCACATACAATGCCGTTGCGCCAGCACATCCAACCCGAGAAGCTATTTACCGAAAAAGCTGTGCCGATTTTGGGTATCAACTGCCTACGTTTATCATTCCTGAAAAGCCTGTCCCGTATAAGTCAATTTCGGTAGAGAAATTGGTTCGGGCATCGGGTTATGAGTTTAAGTATCCGGATCCATTGCACTTCCTGTATCGGCTATGA
- a CDS encoding UDP-2,3-diacylglucosamine diphosphatase produces MKSSTHFRTIVMSDIHLGTTGAKAKEATEFLRNYSCQKLILNGDIIDGWQLKQYGTWKKKHTAFFKTVLKQIVHYDTKVIYLRGNHDDFLDQIMPLKVGKNFTIQKDYILSSGAKKFYVTHGDVFDSITSHMKWLAYLGDIGYTLLLGINKSYNQYRSWRALPYYSLSQQVKSRIKQAVSYISDYEQKLTELARARNCNGIICGHIHQPAIHEFDGITYMNSGDWVESLSALVEDHDGNWSLLFYTSDLKDEEESRLSVNQVN; encoded by the coding sequence ATGAAATCAAGTACGCATTTTCGCACAATTGTTATGTCGGATATCCATCTCGGCACAACCGGAGCGAAAGCTAAAGAAGCCACCGAATTCCTGCGTAACTATTCGTGTCAGAAACTAATCCTTAATGGAGACATCATCGATGGCTGGCAATTAAAGCAGTACGGAACCTGGAAAAAGAAACACACCGCTTTTTTTAAAACGGTTTTAAAGCAAATCGTTCATTACGATACCAAAGTTATCTATCTGCGTGGCAATCACGATGATTTTCTGGATCAGATCATGCCACTCAAAGTGGGTAAAAATTTCACAATCCAGAAAGATTATATTCTGAGTTCAGGCGCAAAAAAGTTTTATGTCACTCACGGCGATGTATTTGATTCCATTACGTCGCATATGAAATGGCTTGCCTATTTAGGCGATATCGGGTATACGTTGTTACTGGGCATTAACAAGTCTTACAACCAATACCGCAGCTGGCGCGCGCTGCCTTATTACTCCCTGTCTCAACAGGTGAAATCCCGCATAAAGCAGGCTGTCAGTTACATTTCCGATTACGAACAGAAGCTTACGGAATTAGCCCGTGCCCGCAACTGCAACGGCATCATTTGTGGCCACATCCATCAACCCGCCATTCACGAATTTGATGGAATCACCTACATGAATTCCGGCGATTGGGTTGAATCACTCAGTGCGCTGGTCGAAGATCACGATGGAAACTGGAGCCTGCTTTTTTATACATCTGATTTAAAGGATGAGGAAGAATCCAGGCTTTCAGTAAATCAGGTCAACTAG
- the fcl gene encoding GDP-L-fucose synthase has translation MEKHARIYVAGHRGMVGSALVRKLQAEGFDNIITRTSSELDLRNQTAVADFFEQERPDYIFLAAAKVGGILANNIYRAEFLYDNLMIEANIIHSAYQTSVKKLLFLGSSCIYPKLAPQPLKEDYLLSGYLEETNEPYAIAKITGIKLCEAYRSQYGCNFISAMPTNLYGPNDNYDLQGSHVLPALIRKFHEAKINNQPTVEVWGTGSPKREFLHADDLAAACFFLMETYNDAPFVNIGTGEDVTIREVAELIQETVGFTGELRWNTERPDGTPRKLMDVSRLHDMGWKHTTELKDGLERTYQDFLANEVLYIE, from the coding sequence GTGGAAAAACACGCTCGTATTTATGTTGCCGGACACCGGGGCATGGTCGGTTCAGCCCTCGTTCGCAAACTACAAGCCGAAGGCTTTGACAATATTATCACCCGAACATCATCGGAATTAGACCTGCGCAATCAGACGGCTGTAGCCGACTTTTTCGAACAGGAGCGTCCTGATTATATCTTTCTGGCCGCAGCCAAAGTTGGTGGTATTCTGGCTAATAACATCTATCGTGCCGAGTTTCTGTACGATAATCTCATGATTGAGGCAAATATTATTCATAGTGCTTATCAGACATCGGTCAAGAAACTTTTGTTTCTAGGCTCGTCGTGCATTTATCCAAAGCTGGCTCCTCAACCGCTTAAAGAAGATTACCTGCTTAGCGGCTATCTGGAAGAGACAAATGAGCCTTATGCAATCGCTAAAATAACGGGTATTAAGCTCTGTGAAGCCTATCGGAGTCAGTATGGCTGTAACTTTATTTCGGCTATGCCCACGAACCTCTATGGTCCAAACGATAATTACGACCTTCAAGGTTCACATGTGCTGCCAGCCTTGATTCGTAAGTTTCATGAAGCCAAGATCAACAACCAGCCCACGGTGGAGGTTTGGGGAACAGGATCGCCCAAACGCGAATTTCTGCATGCCGATGATTTAGCTGCTGCGTGTTTCTTCCTGATGGAGACTTACAACGATGCTCCTTTTGTTAACATTGGAACCGGCGAAGACGTTACCATTCGCGAAGTTGCCGAACTGATTCAGGAAACCGTTGGCTTTACCGGCGAATTACGCTGGAACACGGAGAGACCCGACGGTACTCCCCGTAAATTGATGGATGTATCCAGACTTCACGACATGGGCTGGAAACACACAACCGAGTTAAAGGACGGTCTCGAACGCACGTATCAGGACTTTCTGGCAAACGAGGTATTATATATCGAATAA
- a CDS encoding glycosyltransferase family protein: MRVLFLVQGEGRGHLTQALSLAQILTIAGHEVTGAIVGVTGKRPVPSFFSEKFSAPVYPVFSPGLVYNAGTNALEPFKTTVSAVRAFRPFWRSLRQVRDHIDTLRPDVVVNFYEMLGGMTYALLRPSVPMICIAHQYMAFHSDFQRPKGQWFYRQAFKVNTRLTCFGAHELLALSFDKQADEPNKRLKIVPPLLRQEITDLKPATGDFLLAYVTQPGLKVELEKAHQNRPDMPMHAFHSDASGPDQVVDNTLTYHAIDGKRFLDFMARCKAIVTTAGFESVCEALYLGKPALMIPQSNHYEQACNAIDSERAGVGIASDRFDINQLLDFIPQYDPQVSKQFRAWHAQGYFIFLAALNRAISSTQKPSSSGGFFRTRIRHLLRS; the protein is encoded by the coding sequence ATGCGTGTTTTATTTTTGGTACAAGGTGAAGGTCGTGGTCACTTAACCCAGGCACTGTCGCTGGCGCAAATTCTAACTATAGCTGGTCATGAGGTAACTGGGGCAATTGTTGGCGTAACAGGGAAGAGACCAGTCCCATCTTTCTTTAGCGAGAAATTCTCTGCCCCGGTTTACCCTGTGTTTAGCCCCGGACTGGTATACAATGCAGGCACCAATGCCCTCGAACCCTTCAAGACGACCGTATCGGCCGTTCGTGCCTTTCGACCCTTCTGGCGTAGCTTGCGGCAAGTTCGTGATCATATAGATACACTACGGCCTGATGTTGTGGTTAACTTTTATGAAATGCTGGGAGGAATGACCTATGCACTTCTTCGGCCCTCTGTACCGATGATTTGTATTGCCCATCAGTATATGGCGTTTCACTCTGATTTTCAACGCCCAAAGGGGCAATGGTTTTATCGGCAGGCTTTTAAAGTAAATACGCGATTAACCTGCTTTGGAGCACACGAATTGCTTGCTCTCTCTTTTGATAAACAAGCCGATGAACCAAATAAGCGCCTTAAAATAGTCCCTCCACTACTCCGCCAGGAAATAACTGATTTGAAACCAGCAACGGGCGACTTTTTATTAGCTTATGTTACGCAGCCGGGCCTGAAAGTTGAATTAGAAAAAGCCCATCAAAACCGGCCCGACATGCCAATGCATGCTTTTCATTCGGACGCAAGTGGCCCGGATCAGGTTGTCGATAACACCTTGACATACCATGCTATCGACGGGAAACGATTCCTGGATTTCATGGCTCGTTGCAAAGCTATTGTGACTACAGCCGGGTTCGAATCGGTTTGTGAAGCGCTCTATCTAGGCAAACCGGCTCTTATGATTCCCCAATCAAACCATTACGAGCAAGCTTGTAACGCTATTGACAGCGAGCGGGCAGGGGTTGGCATTGCTTCTGACCGATTTGATATTAACCAGTTACTGGACTTCATACCGCAGTATGATCCGCAAGTCAGCAAGCAATTCCGGGCGTGGCATGCGCAAGGCTATTTTATCTTTCTGGCGGCTTTGAATCGGGCGATTTCTTCTACACAAAAACCGTCATCGTCTGGAGGATTTTTTAGAACGCGTATTCGGCATTTATTGCGGTCATAG